From one Nematostella vectensis chromosome 7, jaNemVect1.1, whole genome shotgun sequence genomic stretch:
- the LOC5520817 gene encoding UTP--glucose-1-phosphate uridylyltransferase isoform X1: protein METKDKVVDHVNVQQFKSLSRKDAFERMETEINKLIEFAPAPQKDLASKEMNNFKGLFKRYLQETGPSVVWEKIHPPPKGLVVNYDEVSHAEPADIKAALDKLVVIKLNGGLGTTMGLVGPKSLISVTQELTFLDLNIQQIEHLNNKYGSNVPLVLMNSFNTHEETVKTLRKYGAVNVRIHCFNQSGHPRIATESLLPLASTYDKNPNSWYPPGHGDIYESFYNSGLLQKFIDEGKEYMFVANIDNLGATVDLHILNYLLSESRKAPCEFVMEVTDKTRADVKGGTLIEYDNRLRLLEIAQVPKQHVDEFKSVSKFRIFNTNNLWVNLKAVKRLVEKQAMDMEIIVNKKTLDDGVRIIQLETAVGAAMKNFEGAVGINVPRRRFLPVKKTSDLLLVKSNLYHMSHGVLIMSPLRQFPSVPLVQLGSFFKKVNDFRDRFETIPDLLELDHLTVSGDVTFGKGVILKGTVIIIANHGDRIDIPAGAILENKIVSGNLRILEH from the exons ATGGAGACAAAAGATAAAGTTGTG GACCACGTTAACGTCCAGCAGTTCAAAAGTTTGTCACGGAAAGATGCATTCGAGCGAATGGAAACAGAGATCAACAAGCTCATTGAATTCGCACCGGCGCCACAGAAAGAT CTTGCTTCAAAAGAAATGAACAACTTCAAGGGCTTGTTTAAGAGGTACCTACAAGAGACTGGGCCTTCTGTCGTCTGGGAAAAGATCCATCCACCTCCCAAAGGATTG GTTGTGAATTATGATGAGGTATCCCATGCTGAGCCTGCCGATATCAAGGCAGCGCTGGATAAGCTCGTGGTCATCAAGTTGAATGGTGGACTTGGTACCACCATGGGCCTTGTTGGGCCCAAGAGTCTGATATCTGTCACTCAGGAACTGACCTTTCTTGATCTCAACATTCAACAAATTGAG CATTTGAACAACAAGTATGGCTCAAATGTACCCCTGGTTCTCATGAACTCCTTTAACACCCACGAAGAAACAGTCAAGACACTTCGCAAATATGGAGCTGTGAATGTTAGAATCCACTGTTTCAACCAGAGTGGCCACCCTAGAATAGCTACCGAGTCTCTACTCCCTCTGGCTTCAACCTACGATAAGAACCCAAACAG CTGGTACCCTCCTGGGCATGGTGACATATATGAGTCATTCTACAATTCTGGCCTCCTTCAGAAGTTTATTGACGAAGGAAAGGAGTACATGTTTGTTGCCAACATTGACAACTTGGGAGCAACAGTTGATTTAC ACATACTAAACTACCTTCTAAGTGAGTCTAGAAAGGCACCGTGTGAGTTTGTCATGGAGGTTACTGATAAGACAAGAGCTGATGTCAAG GGAGGCACACTCATTGAATATGACAACAGACTCCGACTACTTGAGATTGCACAAGTTCCCAAGCAGCAT GTTGATGAATTCAAGTCAGTGAGCAAATTTAG gATTTTCAACACCAATAATTTATGGGTGAATCTGAAGGCTGTGAAACGCCTTGTTGAAAAACAGGCCATGGACATGGAAATCATTGTCAATAAAAAG ACATTAGATGATGGTGTGAGGATCATACAGCTAGAGACTGCTGTAGGGGCTGCAATGAAGAACTTTGAAGGGGCTGTTG GTATCAATGTTCCTCGTCGCCGTTTCCTGCCGGTAAAGAAGACCTCTGACCTATTATTGGTGAAGTCCAACCTTTACCACATGAGCCATGGAGTCCTTATCATGAGTCCGCTCAGACAGTTCCCTTCCGTCCCCCTGGTCCAGCTTGGATCTTTCTTTAAAAAG GTGAATGACTTTCGTGATCGCTTTGAGACCATCCCAGACCTGCTTGAACTGGACCATCTGACTGTCTCTGGCGATGTCACATTTGGCAAGGGGGTCATTCTCAAG GGCACAGTGATCATAATCGCTAACCATGGTGACAGGATAGACATCCCTGCCGGTGCAATACTTGAGAACAAGATTGTGTCAGGCAACCTTCGCATCCTGGAGCATTAA
- the LOC5520817 gene encoding UTP--glucose-1-phosphate uridylyltransferase isoform X2: MDHVNVQQFKSLSRKDAFERMETEINKLIEFAPAPQKDLASKEMNNFKGLFKRYLQETGPSVVWEKIHPPPKGLVVNYDEVSHAEPADIKAALDKLVVIKLNGGLGTTMGLVGPKSLISVTQELTFLDLNIQQIEHLNNKYGSNVPLVLMNSFNTHEETVKTLRKYGAVNVRIHCFNQSGHPRIATESLLPLASTYDKNPNSWYPPGHGDIYESFYNSGLLQKFIDEGKEYMFVANIDNLGATVDLHILNYLLSESRKAPCEFVMEVTDKTRADVKGGTLIEYDNRLRLLEIAQVPKQHVDEFKSVSKFRIFNTNNLWVNLKAVKRLVEKQAMDMEIIVNKKTLDDGVRIIQLETAVGAAMKNFEGAVGINVPRRRFLPVKKTSDLLLVKSNLYHMSHGVLIMSPLRQFPSVPLVQLGSFFKKVNDFRDRFETIPDLLELDHLTVSGDVTFGKGVILKGTVIIIANHGDRIDIPAGAILENKIVSGNLRILEH, encoded by the exons ATG GACCACGTTAACGTCCAGCAGTTCAAAAGTTTGTCACGGAAAGATGCATTCGAGCGAATGGAAACAGAGATCAACAAGCTCATTGAATTCGCACCGGCGCCACAGAAAGAT CTTGCTTCAAAAGAAATGAACAACTTCAAGGGCTTGTTTAAGAGGTACCTACAAGAGACTGGGCCTTCTGTCGTCTGGGAAAAGATCCATCCACCTCCCAAAGGATTG GTTGTGAATTATGATGAGGTATCCCATGCTGAGCCTGCCGATATCAAGGCAGCGCTGGATAAGCTCGTGGTCATCAAGTTGAATGGTGGACTTGGTACCACCATGGGCCTTGTTGGGCCCAAGAGTCTGATATCTGTCACTCAGGAACTGACCTTTCTTGATCTCAACATTCAACAAATTGAG CATTTGAACAACAAGTATGGCTCAAATGTACCCCTGGTTCTCATGAACTCCTTTAACACCCACGAAGAAACAGTCAAGACACTTCGCAAATATGGAGCTGTGAATGTTAGAATCCACTGTTTCAACCAGAGTGGCCACCCTAGAATAGCTACCGAGTCTCTACTCCCTCTGGCTTCAACCTACGATAAGAACCCAAACAG CTGGTACCCTCCTGGGCATGGTGACATATATGAGTCATTCTACAATTCTGGCCTCCTTCAGAAGTTTATTGACGAAGGAAAGGAGTACATGTTTGTTGCCAACATTGACAACTTGGGAGCAACAGTTGATTTAC ACATACTAAACTACCTTCTAAGTGAGTCTAGAAAGGCACCGTGTGAGTTTGTCATGGAGGTTACTGATAAGACAAGAGCTGATGTCAAG GGAGGCACACTCATTGAATATGACAACAGACTCCGACTACTTGAGATTGCACAAGTTCCCAAGCAGCAT GTTGATGAATTCAAGTCAGTGAGCAAATTTAG gATTTTCAACACCAATAATTTATGGGTGAATCTGAAGGCTGTGAAACGCCTTGTTGAAAAACAGGCCATGGACATGGAAATCATTGTCAATAAAAAG ACATTAGATGATGGTGTGAGGATCATACAGCTAGAGACTGCTGTAGGGGCTGCAATGAAGAACTTTGAAGGGGCTGTTG GTATCAATGTTCCTCGTCGCCGTTTCCTGCCGGTAAAGAAGACCTCTGACCTATTATTGGTGAAGTCCAACCTTTACCACATGAGCCATGGAGTCCTTATCATGAGTCCGCTCAGACAGTTCCCTTCCGTCCCCCTGGTCCAGCTTGGATCTTTCTTTAAAAAG GTGAATGACTTTCGTGATCGCTTTGAGACCATCCCAGACCTGCTTGAACTGGACCATCTGACTGTCTCTGGCGATGTCACATTTGGCAAGGGGGTCATTCTCAAG GGCACAGTGATCATAATCGCTAACCATGGTGACAGGATAGACATCCCTGCCGGTGCAATACTTGAGAACAAGATTGTGTCAGGCAACCTTCGCATCCTGGAGCATTAA